One Silene latifolia isolate original U9 population chromosome 4, ASM4854445v1, whole genome shotgun sequence DNA segment encodes these proteins:
- the LOC141651781 gene encoding uncharacterized protein LOC141651781 has product MVNKLNLNTQEHPNPYKLRWLNKGAEVKLDKQCLVPFSIGIVYKDEILCDVVSMDACHLLLGRPWEFDKNSIHQGRSNTYSFKQGSKKITLTPLPPNQKNYGSPSVTDGLNGVLFLSEAEMIKEMQQEQSVLILLSKEIHEDIEHQLPAEVRPLLEHYQDVFPAEFPSGLPPLRGIEHQIDLVRGSVLPNRPAYRCDPDATREL; this is encoded by the coding sequence ATGGTTAACAAGCTTAACCTCAATACCCAGGAGCACCCCAACCCTTATAAGCTCAGATGGCTAAACAAGGGAGCAGAGGTCAAGTTGGATAAACAATGCCTGGTTCCATTTTCAATTGGAATTGTTTATAAAGATGAGATCTTGTGTGATGTGGTCTCTATGGATGCATGCCACCTATTGTTGGGTAGACCATGGGAATTTGACAAGAATTCTATCCACCAGGGAAGGAGCAATACCTATTCCTTCAAACAAGGCAGCAAAAAGATCACATTGACTCCTCTACCACCTAATCAGAAGAACTATGGGAGTCCAAGTGTGACTGATGGACTTAATGGGGTTCTATTTCTATCTGAAGCAGAAATGATCAAGGAAATGCAACAGGAACAGTCTGTTCTCATCTTGTTGTCCAAGGAAATTCATGAGGATATAGAGCATCAACTGCCAGCAGAGGTTAGGCCATTACTGGAGCACTACCAGGATGTCTTCCCTGCTGAGTTTCCTAGTGGATTGCCTCCACTAAGAGGTATTGAGCACCAGATTGACCTTGTGCGAGGATCTGTACTCCCTAACAGGCCTGCATATAGGTGTGATCCTGATGCTACAAGAGAATTATAG